The Physeter macrocephalus isolate SW-GA chromosome 13, ASM283717v5, whole genome shotgun sequence genome window below encodes:
- the ODF2 gene encoding outer dense fiber protein 2 isoform X14, translating into MAKPERLPGGFELANGRAADRVSEKEEEAGRSRCQSWSASAAASPWQDPGLRLQRLHKEAFLGAAVSLLNLLLVPGYRFPSCEKNRVTSLTQKKVLRTPCGSPSVTVTKSHKRGMKGDTVNVRRNVRVKAKVPWMPPGKSSTRHVGCKWENPPHCLEITPPSSEKLVSVMRLSDLSTEDDDSGHSKMNRYDKKIDSLMNAVGCLKSEVKMQKGERQMAKRFLEERKEELEEVAQELAETEHENTVLRHSIERIKEEKDFTMLQKKHLQQEKECLMSKLMEAEMDGAAAAKQVMALKDTIGKLKTEKQMTCTDINTLTRQKELLLQKLSTFEETNRTLRELLREQHCKEDSEKLMEQQGALLKRLAEADSEKARLLLLLQDKDKEVEELLQEIQCEKAQAKTASELSKSMETMRGHLQAQLRCKEAENSRLCMQIKNLERSGNQHKAEVEAIMEQLKELKQKGERDKESLKRAIRAQKERAEKSEEYAEQLHVQLADKDLYVAEALSTLESWRSRYNQVVKDKGDLELEIIVLNDRVTDLVNQQETLEEKMREDRDSLVERLHRQTAEYSAFKLENERLKASFTPMEEKLNQAHIEVQQLKASVKNYEGMIDNYKSQVMKTRLEADEVAAQLERCDKENKILKDEMNKEIETARRQFQSQLADLQQLPDILKITEAKLAECQDQLQGYERKNIDLTAIISDLRSRVRDWQKGSHELARAGARLPR; encoded by the exons AATCTGCTTCTTGTGCCTGGGTACAGGTTTCCATCGTGTGAGAAGAACAGAGTAACGAGTCTCACGCAGAAGAAGGTCTTGAGGACACCTTGTGGCTCACCCAGTGTGACTGTGACG AAATCTCATAAGCGCGGAATGAAAGGGGACACCGTGAACGTGCGGCGGAATGTCCGGGTGAAAGCCAAGGTACCTTGGATGCCCCCTGGAAAATCATCCACCCGGCATGTGGGATGCAAGTGGGAG AATCCACCTCACTGCCTGGAGATCACGCCACCATCTTCAGAAAAGCTGGTCTCAGTGATGCGGTTAAGTGATCTCTCTACCGAAGATGACGACTCGGGTCACTCTAAAATGAACCGTTATGATAAGAAGATTGACAGTCTAATGAACGCGGTTGGTTGTCTCAAGTCTGAG GTCAAGATGCAGAAGGGAGAGCGCCAGATGGCCAAAAGATTCCTGGAGGAGCggaaggaggagctggaggaggtggcCCAAGAGCTGGCCGAGACCGAGCACGAGAACACGGTGCTGCGGCACAGCATCGAGCGCATCAAGGAGGAGAAGGACTTTACCAT GCTTCAGAAGAAACACCTCCAGCAGGAGAAGGAGTGCCTCATGTCCAAGCTGATGGAGGCTGAAATGGATGGGGCTGCCGCGGCCAAACAAGTCATGGCCCTGAAGGACACCATCGGGAAACTGAAGACG GAGAAACAAATGACCTGCACGGACATCAACACCCTAACGAGGCAGAAGGAACTTCTCCTGCAGAAGCTGAGCACATTCGAGGAGACCAACCGCACCCTCCGAGAACTGCTGAGGGAACAGCACTGCAAAGAG GATTCCGAAAAGTTGATGGAGCAACAAGGAGCGTTATTGAAACGGCTGGCAGAGGCGGACTCCGAGAAAGCG CGCCTGCTATTACTGCTGCAAGACAAAGACAAGGAGGTGGAAGAGCTCCTCCAGGAAATACAATGTGAGAAG GCTCAAGCGAAGACAGCATCTGAGCTTTCGAAGTCCATGGAGACCATGCGTGGGCATTTGCAGGCACAGCTTCGGTGCAAAGAGGCAGAGAACAGTCGCCTGTGCATGCAGATCAAG AACCTGGAGCGCAGCGGAAACCAGCATAAGGCGGAAGTGGAGGCCATCATGGAGCAGCTGAAGGAACTGAAGCAGAAGGGAGAACGAGACAAAGAGTCCTTGAAGAGGGCCATCCGAGCCCAGAAAGAACGAGCTGAGAAGAGTGAGGAGTACGCTGAGCAGCTGCATGTGCAGCTTGCTGACAAG GATCTTTACGTTGCTGAAGCTTTATCCACTCTGGAATCATGGAGGAGCCGCTACAACCAAGTTGTGAAAGACAAGGGGGACCTCGAGCTGGAAATTATTGTCCTGAACGA CCGGGTGACAGATCTTGTAAACCAACAAGAAACCTTGGAGGAGAAGATGCGGGAAGACCGGGACAGCCTGGTGGAGAGACTACACCGGCAGACTGCCGAGTATTCCGCATTCAAGCTAGAGAACGAGAGGCTGAAG GCTAGCTTCACCCCGATGGAGGAGAAGCTCAACCAGGCGCACATCGAGGTTCAGCAGCTGAAGGCGTCGGTTAAGAACTACGAGGGAATGATTGACAACTATAAGAGTCAG GTGATGAAGACCAGACTGGAGGCTGATGAAGTGGCTGCCCAGCTGGAACGCTGTGACAAAGAGAACAAGATCCTTAAAGATGAGATGAACAAAGAGATTGAAACG GCGCGGAGGCAGTTCCAGTCCCAGCTGGCTGACCTGCAGCAGCTGCCTGATATTCTCAAGATCACGGAGGCTAAGCTGGCAGAGTGCCAAGACCAGCTGCAGGGCTATGAGAGGAAGAACATCGACCTCACAGCCATCATATCAGACCTGCGCAGCCGGGTAAGGGACTGGCAGAAAGGTTCCCACGAACTGGCCCGAGCAGGGGCCCGCTTACCAAGATGA
- the ODF2 gene encoding outer dense fiber protein 2 isoform X3: protein MKDRSSTPPLHVHVDENTPVHVHIKKLPKASATNSQKSHKRGMKGDTVNVRRNVRVKAKNPPHCLEITPPSSEKLVSVMRLSDLSTEDDDSGHSKMNRYDKKIDSLMNAVGCLKSEVKMQKGERQMAKRFLEERKEELEEVAQELAETEHENTVLRHSIERIKEEKDFTMLQKKHLQQEKECLMSKLMEAEMDGAAAAKQVMALKDTIGKLKTEKQMTCTDINTLTRQKELLLQKLSTFEETNRTLRELLREQHCKEDSEKLMEQQGALLKRLAEADSEKARLLLLLQDKDKEVEELLQEIQCEKAQAKTASELSKSMETMRGHLQAQLRCKEAENSRLCMQIKNLERSGNQHKAEVEAIMEQLKELKQKGERDKESLKRAIRAQKERAEKSEEYAEQLHVQLADKDLYVAEALSTLESWRSRYNQVVKDKGDLELEIIVLNDRVTDLVNQQETLEEKMREDRDSLVERLHRQTAEYSAFKLENERLKASFTPMEEKLNQAHIEVQQLKASVKNYEGMIDNYKSQVMKTRLEADEVAAQLERCDKENKILKDEMNKEIETARRQFQSQLADLQQLPDILKITEAKLAECQDQLQGYERKNIDLTAIISDLRSRIEHQGDKLEMAREKHQASQKENKQLSLKVDELERKLEATSAQNIEFLQVIAKREEAIHQSQLRLEEKTRECGTLARQLESAIEDARRQVEQTKEHAASKERAAQNKILDLETQLSRTKTELSQLRRSRDDADRRYQSRLQDLKDRLEQSESTNRSMQNYVQFLKSSYANVFGDGPYTSYLTSSPIRSRSPPA, encoded by the exons ATGAAGGACCGCTCTTCAACTCCCCCTTTACATGTTCACGTGGATGAGAACACCCCTGTCCACGTCCACATAAAAAAACTCCCGAAAGCATCAGCGACCAACAGCCAG AAATCTCATAAGCGCGGAATGAAAGGGGACACCGTGAACGTGCGGCGGAATGTCCGGGTGAAAGCCAAG AATCCACCTCACTGCCTGGAGATCACGCCACCATCTTCAGAAAAGCTGGTCTCAGTGATGCGGTTAAGTGATCTCTCTACCGAAGATGACGACTCGGGTCACTCTAAAATGAACCGTTATGATAAGAAGATTGACAGTCTAATGAACGCGGTTGGTTGTCTCAAGTCTGAG GTCAAGATGCAGAAGGGAGAGCGCCAGATGGCCAAAAGATTCCTGGAGGAGCggaaggaggagctggaggaggtggcCCAAGAGCTGGCCGAGACCGAGCACGAGAACACGGTGCTGCGGCACAGCATCGAGCGCATCAAGGAGGAGAAGGACTTTACCAT GCTTCAGAAGAAACACCTCCAGCAGGAGAAGGAGTGCCTCATGTCCAAGCTGATGGAGGCTGAAATGGATGGGGCTGCCGCGGCCAAACAAGTCATGGCCCTGAAGGACACCATCGGGAAACTGAAGACG GAGAAACAAATGACCTGCACGGACATCAACACCCTAACGAGGCAGAAGGAACTTCTCCTGCAGAAGCTGAGCACATTCGAGGAGACCAACCGCACCCTCCGAGAACTGCTGAGGGAACAGCACTGCAAAGAG GATTCCGAAAAGTTGATGGAGCAACAAGGAGCGTTATTGAAACGGCTGGCAGAGGCGGACTCCGAGAAAGCG CGCCTGCTATTACTGCTGCAAGACAAAGACAAGGAGGTGGAAGAGCTCCTCCAGGAAATACAATGTGAGAAG GCTCAAGCGAAGACAGCATCTGAGCTTTCGAAGTCCATGGAGACCATGCGTGGGCATTTGCAGGCACAGCTTCGGTGCAAAGAGGCAGAGAACAGTCGCCTGTGCATGCAGATCAAG AACCTGGAGCGCAGCGGAAACCAGCATAAGGCGGAAGTGGAGGCCATCATGGAGCAGCTGAAGGAACTGAAGCAGAAGGGAGAACGAGACAAAGAGTCCTTGAAGAGGGCCATCCGAGCCCAGAAAGAACGAGCTGAGAAGAGTGAGGAGTACGCTGAGCAGCTGCATGTGCAGCTTGCTGACAAG GATCTTTACGTTGCTGAAGCTTTATCCACTCTGGAATCATGGAGGAGCCGCTACAACCAAGTTGTGAAAGACAAGGGGGACCTCGAGCTGGAAATTATTGTCCTGAACGA CCGGGTGACAGATCTTGTAAACCAACAAGAAACCTTGGAGGAGAAGATGCGGGAAGACCGGGACAGCCTGGTGGAGAGACTACACCGGCAGACTGCCGAGTATTCCGCATTCAAGCTAGAGAACGAGAGGCTGAAG GCTAGCTTCACCCCGATGGAGGAGAAGCTCAACCAGGCGCACATCGAGGTTCAGCAGCTGAAGGCGTCGGTTAAGAACTACGAGGGAATGATTGACAACTATAAGAGTCAG GTGATGAAGACCAGACTGGAGGCTGATGAAGTGGCTGCCCAGCTGGAACGCTGTGACAAAGAGAACAAGATCCTTAAAGATGAGATGAACAAAGAGATTGAAACG GCGCGGAGGCAGTTCCAGTCCCAGCTGGCTGACCTGCAGCAGCTGCCTGATATTCTCAAGATCACGGAGGCTAAGCTGGCAGAGTGCCAAGACCAGCTGCAGGGCTATGAGAGGAAGAACATCGACCTCACAGCCATCATATCAGACCTGCGCAGCCGG ATCGAACATCAGGGGGACAAGCTGGAGATGGCGAGAGAGAAACATCAGGCTTcccagaaggaaaataaacagcTGAGTCTGAAGGTGGATGAACTGGAGAG GAAACTGGAGGCGACCAGTGCCCAGAATATCGAGTTCCTACAGGTGATTGCCAAGAGGGAAGAGGCAATCCACCAGTCCCAGCTGCGACTAGAGGAGAAAACCCGGGAATGTGGGACCCTGGCGAGGCAGTTGGAGAGCGCCATTGAAGATGCCAGGAGGCAG GTGGAACAAACCAAGGAGCACGCAGCCTCCAAGGAGCGAGCAGCCCAGAACAAGATCCTGGACCTTGAGACCCAGCTGAGCAGGACCAAGACTGAACTCAGCCAGCTCCGGCGGAGCCGGGACGAT GCTGACCGCCGCTACCAGAGCCGCCTGCAAGACCTGAAAGACCGCCTGGAGCAGTCGGAGAGCACCAACCGCAGCATGCAGAACTACGTCCAGTTCCTCAAGTCGTCCTACGCCAACGTGTTTGGGGATGGTCCCTACACTTCCTACCTAACGAGCTCTCCCATCCGCTCCCGGTCTCCTCCTGCCTAA